A single Bosea sp. PAMC 26642 DNA region contains:
- a CDS encoding isoprenyl transferase: protein MSTGQRQGDNAQGPVHVAIIMDGNGRWAKMRNLPRQEGHRRGLEALRRTVRNADELGIKVLTLYSFSTENWRRPQAEVSFLMGLLRRFVEKDLEELHGSGVRVRIIGGRDDLTPDLRGLVEHAETVTRGNTGMTLVVAFNYGARDEIARAARGLAADVAAGRIAAATIDEAMLSSRLDTHDLPDPELVIRTSGETRISNFLLWQAAYAEFVFTPVLWPDFDRAALEEALAEYRRRERRFGGLAEPADRKVGAA, encoded by the coding sequence ATGTCAACAGGCCAGCGGCAGGGAGACAACGCGCAAGGCCCCGTCCACGTCGCCATCATCATGGATGGCAACGGCCGCTGGGCGAAGATGCGCAACCTGCCGCGCCAGGAAGGCCACCGCCGGGGCCTCGAGGCCTTGCGCCGGACCGTCCGCAATGCCGATGAGCTCGGCATCAAGGTGCTGACGCTCTATAGCTTTTCGACCGAGAACTGGCGCAGGCCGCAGGCCGAGGTGTCATTCCTGATGGGACTGCTCAGGCGCTTCGTCGAGAAGGACCTCGAAGAACTCCATGGCTCCGGCGTGCGCGTGCGCATCATCGGCGGTCGCGACGACCTGACGCCGGACCTGCGCGGCCTCGTCGAACACGCCGAGACCGTGACCCGCGGCAATACGGGGATGACCCTGGTGGTCGCCTTCAACTATGGCGCCCGCGACGAGATCGCCCGTGCGGCACGCGGCCTTGCAGCGGATGTCGCGGCAGGCCGGATCGCTGCCGCCACGATCGACGAGGCAATGTTGTCGAGCCGGCTCGACACGCACGACCTGCCCGATCCCGAACTGGTGATCCGAACCTCCGGCGAGACCCGCATCTCGAATTTCCTGCTCTGGCAGGCGGCCTATGCCGAATTCGTCTTCACGCCCGTGCTCTGGCCGGATTTCGACCGCGCCGCCCTCGAAGAGGCACTGGCCGAGTATCGCCGCCGCGAGCGCCGCTTCGGCGGGCTCGCCGAGCCGGCCGACCGAAAAGTCGGCGCGGCGTGA